Sequence from the Pseudomonas sp. LS.1a genome:
CTGCCTCTGCCTGGGCCAGCGCGGCTTGTGTCTGCTGACGTTGCGTGTCGATCACCGCCAGTTGCTGGCGCGCCGCAAGCCAGCCAGCCTCGGCGTGGGCCCGATCGGCTTGCGCCGTTTTCCAGGTGGCCTCGACGCGTTGGGCGCTTTGCACGGAAACCGCCTGGCTGCTGACCAGCGTCTGGTAGCGGACCTTGTCGTTCATGGCTCGCTGAGCTTCGGCGCTGCGGGCGTCGATCTGCGCTTTGGCCTGACTGATGAGCGCATGCTGCAACTGCTCTACCGCATCGAGGTTTGCAAGACGGGCACGTTGCGCGGCGACGGCCCCATCCGCTTTGGCCAGTGCCGCCGTGTAGTCGCGCACATCGATCCGCGCCAGGAGGTCACCTGCCTTGACGAACTGGTTGTCCACCACCGCGACCTCGGTGATATAGCCCGGTACCTTGGCGCTGATCACGGTGACGTCCGCGCCCACGTAGGCATCGTCGGTGCCTTCGATGAAGCGGCCATGGCTCCACCAGTGGCTGGCATAGCCTGCACCGCCAACCATCGCGAGCGCCAGTAGCGCCATGCGCAGGAGGGCTTTTCTACCGATGGATTTCCTTGCAATGGCTTCGGTGTCGTCCACCGGGTCAGGCGCTGCGCCAACGTGAGCATTCATGACGGTCAACCCTCTGAAGAGGCTTGGGTGGGGAAGGGGCTTACCAAGGTGCTGCCTTGGCGGTAGGCCTGCCCGGTTTCAGCGCGCCAATGGGTCAGCGGGTCCGCGTCGGGTGCGATACGCAGCCGGTGCTCGTCCACGGTGATGGGTTTTCCAGTGTTGGCGTCCATGAGCGCCAGGGCGACAGGCTCGCCGGTGCGTTCATCGGCCAGGTAGACCTTTTGCGAACCCTCGGCATGCTTCGCACCCCACGCCATCAAGGTCAGGATCACCGGGCGCAGGTCACGCCCGGCCTCGGTGAGCAGGTATTCGAAGCGCGGCGGGTTGTTCTGGTACGGCCGGCGCTCGAGCAGGCCTGCGGTGACCAGGTCGGTCAGCCGACGGGTAAGCGTATTGGTGGCGATGCCCAGGCTGTGCTGGAACTCATCGAACCGGCGCAGGCCATAGAACGCATCGCGCAGGACCAACAGGCTCCAGCCATCACCGATGTGTTCGAGCGCACGGGCTACGGGGCAAGGCATGGGTTGGAAGCTGGCTTTTTTCATGGCATCGGCCTTGGGCGTCATCCTGGGATGACGTCACTATCCGCCAGTAACTTTCATTATGCAAGTTACTATGGCCATGGTTTTGATGTCCGTTGGTCGGCCAGATTGACTTACGTGCAGGGAATCTCATCTACCCGCCAGCGTCGTCATGCGACACCCGTTGTTCACTCGGACGCAAACGACGGCCGTTCCGCGAACCATGCCACCGCCAGCTCCTTGAACGCCTCAGCCGAAGGCGTCAGCGGATAGCGCTGGTCATGGGCCAGGACGATGCTATGCGTTGGCAATTTCTCCAGAGTCGGCCGACACACCAGCGCTTGACCATCATAACTACGGTCACCAAATGGCCGGGTATAGATCAGCGCCACGCCAAACCCGTTGGCGACGAGGCTACGCTGCAGTTCGAAGGTGCGCACACGGTGCACAGCGGCGGGTGATAGATCGTAAAAGCTGAACAGATCCAGCACGTGCTGCCAGCTGTGGACCTGATCGGTGACGACCAGAGTGTATTCGGATAGCGCTTTGAGACTGACGCGCGGCTCCTTGGCCAACGGGTGATCGGCAGCCAGCAGTACCTGGGCAGTCAGCTGACACAGCTGTGTGCATTGCGTGTTCGGCGGCAGACCCAGATCGTAGGTGATTGCCAGCTCTATCGCGCCCTCACTCAGCCGCTTGCCAACATAATCGAAGCTGCCTTCGCGCATATCGACAGTCACCCTCGGGCAGGACTCCTGCATCCGTCGCACAATCTGTGGCAGGCAATAGGGCGCCAGGTCTTCAAAACATCCGACGACCAATTCTCCGACACACTCCCCGGCATTGGCATTGATCTCGGCAAAGGTCCGAGCCTCTGCCAGAACGCGACGGGCCTGGACCATGACGGTGCGACCGAATGGGGTCAGCGATATGCCAAGGCCACGTTGGCGTACGAAAATCGATTGACCCAGTACCTCTTCCAGTTCGGTGATGGCCGCCGAGATGGAGGGTTGTGAAACATGAAGCTCCATGGCGGCAGTCGTCAGGTTTCCGTGCTTGGCCGCTGCGAGCGCATAGCGAAGTTGTCGCAGTGTGAACTTCATAGTTTTTTCCGTTGTGATACATCAGGACATATTATTTTATCCTTTTTTAAGGTTGTGAAATATTTCTACTGCGCAGTGGCCACCGATCACAGGGGCCACGCCGATGCCGATTGCAAGGCTCATCAGCAAGTTTGGCGACCCTCTTTGGGCCGGATGCCCTCGACTACTGCAATCCATGTTCTTGTTTGGGAGCGTCACAATGAAAATTACAAAGGCTCTGCTGACCACGACACTATCTTTCGGGCTGCTGGCGGCCGCTGGCGCCAGCCAGGCGGCCGGTTGGTGCGAGTCTGGCAAACCGGTGAAATTCGCCGGTTTGAATTGGGAAAGCGGGATGCTGCTCACGGATGTGATGCAGTTCGTGCTGAAAAACGGTTATGGCTGTGATACCGATAGCTTGCCGGGTAACTCCATCTCCATGGAAAACGCCCTGAGCAGCAATGATATTCAGGTATTTGCCGAAGAGTGGGTGGGGCGCAGCGAGGTCTGGAACAAGGCAGCGGCTGCCGGCAAGGTGGTTGGCGTCGGCGCGCCGGTCGTTGGCGCGGTAGAAGGCTGGTATGTGCCGCGCTATGTGATCGAAGGCGATGCCGGGCGCAAACTCGAAGCCAAGGCTCCGAACCTCAAGACCATCGCCGATCTTGGGCAATACGCCCAGGTATTCAAGGACCCGGAAGAACCGGACAAGGGGCGCTTCTACAATTGCCCGGCCGGCTGGACCTGCGAGCTGGACAACAGCGAGATGCTCAAGCGCTATGGCCTGGAAAGCAGCTACACCAACTTCCGCCCGGGCACCGGCCCGGCACTGGATGCCGCCGTGTTGTCGAGCTACAAGCGTGGCGAGCCGATCCTGTTCTACTACTGGTCGCCGACACCGCTGATGGGCATGGTTGACCTGGTCAAGCTGGACGAGAAGCCAGGCGTGGATAAAACCCTGACCATCAAGGTGGGCCTGTCGAAGGCCTTCCACGAGCAGGCGCCGGAACTGGTGGCGGTGCTGGAAAAGGTCAATCTGCCGATCGATCTGCTGAATCAGAACCTGGCGCGCATGAGCAAAGATCGTATCGAGTCGCCGGAACTGGCCAGGTTGTTCCTCAAGGAGCACCCCGAGGTCTGGCATGGCTGGGTCAGCGAAGACGCAGCCAAAAAGGTGGACGCGGCACTCTGAGCGTGTGAACTCGTCCGGCTCCTGCCGGACAAGGCGCATGACAGTCCGCTTCATACACTTGCTCGAGAGAATCCCATGTTTCCCAAGAACTTCACGTTTTCCATTGCCGACTGGGTCAATGGCTGGGTCGATGCGCTGGTAACCAACTACGGTGACGTGTTCCGGCACATCTCCGACACCCTGCTGTGGGCCATCGTCAACCTCGAAGGCCTGCTGCGCGCGATGCCCTGGTGGCTGATGCTGGCGATCGTCGCCGGTATTGCCTGGCATGCCACTCGTAAAGTCGTGACCACTGCCGTGATCGTCGGCTTGCTCTTCCTGGTCGGTGCGGTCGGTCTCTGGGACAAGCTGATGCAGACCCTGGCGCTGATGCTGGTAGCAACACTGATATCGGTCCTGGTCGGCATTCCGCTGGGTGTCCTTTCGGCACGCAGCGATCGCCTGCGGGCGGTGTTGATGCCGCTGCTCGACATCATGCAAACCATGCCCAGCTTCGTGTACCTGATTCCGGTTCTGATGCTGTTCGGCCTGGGCAAGGTGCCGGCGATCTTCGCCACCGTCATCTATGCCGCCCCGCCGCTGATTCGCCTGACCGACCTGGGCATTCGCCAGGTGGATGGCGAGGTCATGGAAGCGATCAACGCGTTCGGTGCCAATCGCATGCAACAACTGTTCGGCGTGCAGCTGCCACTGGCGTTGCCGAGCATCATGGCCGGTATCAACCAGACCACCATGATGGCCCTGTCGATGGTAGTCATCGCGTCGATGATCGGTGCCCGTGGCCTGGGTGAGGACGTCCTGGTCGGCATCCAGACCCTGAATGTGGGCCGCGGCCTCGAAGCGGGCCTGGCCATTGTGATTCTGGCGGTTGTGATCGACCGCATTACCCAGGCCTATGGCCGACCACGGCATGGGGTGGGCAAATGAGCGTTACGCAGACGATGAACAAGATCGAAGTCAAGCATGTCTTCAAGATCTTCGGTGCTCGCGCCGAAGATGCCCTGAAACTGATCCGCCAGAATAAAGCCAAGGATCAGGTCCTGGCCGAAACCGGCTGCGTGGTCGGGGTCAACGATCTCTCGTTGTCCATCGGCAGTGGTGAGATCTTCGTGATCATGGGGCTGTCGGGCTCTGGCAAGTCGACCCTGGTGCGCCACTTCAACCGCCTGATCGACCCGACCAGCGGCGAGATCCTGGTCGATGGCGAGGACATTCTGCAATACGACATGGACGCCCTGCGCGAATTCCGCCGGCACAAGATCAGCATGGTGTTCCAGAGCTTTGGCCTGTTGCCGCACCGCACCGTGCTGGACAACGTCGCTTACGGCCTGAAAGTCCGGGGCGAGAGCAAGGCCATATGCGCGGAGCGAGCCCTGCACTGGATCAACACCGTGGGCCTCAAGGGTTACGAAAAATCGTACCCGCACCAGTTGTCGGGCGGCATGCGTCAGCGCGTCGGCCTGGCCCGTGCTCTGGCTGCCGACACCGACATCATCCTGATGGACGAAGCCTTCAGTGCGCTCGACCCGCTGATTCGCGCCGAAATGCAGGACCAGTTGCTGGAACTGCAAAAAACCCTGCACAAGACCATCGTCTTTATCACTCATGACCTGGACGAAGCGGTGCGTATCGGCAACCGGATTGCCATCCTCAAGGACGGTCGCCTGGTCCAGGTCGGCACGCCGAAAGAAATCCTCTACCAGCCTGCGGACGAATACGTCGATCGTTTCGTGCAGCGTCGCGTAGCTTCGCTTTAAGGAACCGCGTGTATGTCGTTTGCCGAAAAAATCATCATCGCCGAGGCGCCAGTTCGTTGGCAGGACGTGGTGGCTGTGGCCCGGCATGGCGCGAAGCTTGAGCTGGCCCCATCGGCCTGGGCGCGGATCGAGAACGCCCAGGCGATTGTCCAGCGCATCGTTTCCAGCGGTGACCGCGCCTATGGCGTCAACACCGGGCTTGGCGCCTTGTGCAATGTCTCGTTGCAGGACGAACAACTCAGCCAGCTGTCGCACAACACCTTGCTCAGCCATGCCTGTGGCGTGGGTACGGCGCTGTCGGACGAACAGACCCGGGCGATCATGTGCGCGGCGATCATCAATTTCTGCCAAGGCCGTTCAGGCCTTCAGCGCAAGGTGGTCGAGGCGCTGCTGACCTTGCTCAACCAGCATGTCACCCCGCAGGTTCCGAAACAGGGGTCGGTGGGGTATCTGACCCACATGGCACATATCAGCATCAGCTTGCTGGGCGTAGGCCAGGTCAGCTTTCGCGGCCAGATCATGCCGGCGCAGCAGGCCTTGGCCGAGGTCGGCCTGGCGCCGATCAAACTGGGTGCAAAGGATGGTCTTTGCCTGGTCAACGGTACCCCGTGCATGACTGGCCTGAGCTGCCTGTCCTTGGACGACGCCACCCGGTTGAGCCAATGGGCCGACGTTATCAGCGCCATGAGCTTCGAGGCCCTGCGCGGCCAGCTCGATGCCTTCGACCCTGAAATCATCGCGATGAAACCGCACCCCGGCATGCAGCGCGTGGGCAGTAACCTGCGTCGCCTGCTCGACGGCAGCGAAATCATTGCCAGCAGCCAAGGCATTCGCACCCAGGACGCCTTGAGCATTCGCTCGATCCCGCAGGTTCACGGTGCTGCGCGCGATCAATTGGAACACGCTGCGCGGCAGATCGAAACCGAACTCAACTCCACGACCGACAACCCGATGTTACTGGGTACCCCCGAGTCGTATCGGGTGGTTTCCCAGGCGAATCCGCACGGGCAGTCCGTGGCCATGGCGGCCGACTTGCTGGCAATCGCGGTAGCGGAGATCGGGGCGATTGCCGAGCGTCGTCTCGATCGCCTGATCAACCCGTTGGTCAGCGGTTTACCGGCCTTCCTGGTCAGTCAACCGGGGGTGAATTCGGGCATGATGATTGTCCAGTACGTGGCCGCTTCGCTGTGCGCAGAAAACCGTCAGCTGGCACAACCGGCAGTCGTCGACAACTACGTCACCTCCGGCCTGCAGGAAGATCACCTGAGCATGGGCACCAATGCCGGGTTGAAGCTGCACCGCGCCCTGGAGAACTGTACGCAGATCCTCGCCATCGAATACTTGTTGGCGGCCCAGGCCTTCGAGTTCCTCAAGGAGCAGCGCTTTGGCGCAGGTACCAACGTTGCCTGGCGGTTGCTGCGCGAACGGGTTCCGGCCTACGCCCAGGACCGTTGGCTGGCCCCGGATATTGCCAGCAGCGCATCGATTCTGAAGGACCCCGGTTTGCTTGGTGTTGCATTCCCCGAGCTGCTTTGACAGATGCAAGCGGCTCGCGACCTCGATCCATGACGAAGCAAGTTGTTCTGTGCCCGAAGATGCCCTAGGCTGCCTGCTTGTGAATCGATGCTATGACACTGGGTAGACGATGAGCGAATTACAAGGATGTTTAGGATTTTCCGGTCTGGAGTGCCGGCCTGTGGGGCCATCCGACGCAGAAATGATCTGCTCGCACCGCCAGGAAATGTTTCTTGAGGCGGGTGGGGACCCTGCAGAGCTACAGGTCATGACTCAGCACTTTCGCCCTTGGCTGGAGGAGCGGCTCGGTGACGGTCGGTATTACGGGTTCAAACTTCTGGATGGCGACCAACCGGTCGCAGCCATTGGCCTGATGAGCATTGATTGGCCGCCACATCCATCGCACCCAACCCAGGACAAGCGTGGTTATGTGTTGAATGTGTTCGTCCAGCCGGCCTACCGCCGCCGAGGCCTGGCTTCGGCCTTGATGCAAGCAGCTGATGCCGAGTTCGCCCGCCGAGGAATCACCTTCGCTGTCCTGCACGCCACCAGGACGGGCAAACCGGTCTACGAGCAGACCGGTTGGACTGGCACCTCGGAAATGGCCAAATCCATTACTTGAGAGTGGCCGCTTTCGACCCAGAGCGGCCATTGCCGAGCGGCAGCAGTAGGTCCAACCAGTTCCGTTTTACAGCCTGGGTATTGGCTGTCACCTTTGGAGGCTTACCAACGCCCGACGATACAACTTCCGGATAACGGTGTTGGCTTTAGGTCGGAAGGGCTAGGCGCGAATACCTGCGGTGGGTTGACCTCCTACAGGTTTGAGCATGTTTTAGCTAGACGAACCACTGTGAGATGATTACGGTTGATGATGGGCACAAAATCGCGATGGCAACGCGCTGAATGTCGAGTGCGGTCACGCGTCCATAGAGTCTGTAGGCCGTTTTAGCACCCCGCGCAACAGCAGGTCGAACGCCTGGCTCGCCTGCGCCAACCGCGTGTCGCCGTTCTCGGCCTCCGCGATCCATACTGTCGCTTCCGCCAAACTGCCGTATATCAATGCGGCCAGCGCTTGAGCCTGCGCCCGGACAAATACACCCTGCAGCACCAGGTTCTCGATCAACTGGCGCATCGACTCTATGCAATGCCGCTGGGCCTCAGGCGAGCCGCCGCCCAACACCGCTCTGGCGTCGCGCAGCACGATGCGCTGAATCTCGGGCTCCAGCGCCATCTCCAGATAGGCGCGGCAACGTTGGCGAAAACCGTCCCAGGCGTTCTCGGCGGTGTCGGTGATGGCACGCAGGCGCTCGTCCATTTCGGCGTCGAGCTGCTCGACGACAGCCGCCAGCAACCCCTTCTTGTCACCAAAGTGATGGTACAGCGCCCCCCGGGTCAAACCCGCCCGGGCGGTCAAATCGTCCATCGAAGTGTGCGCATACCCTAGCTCGCTGAACATCTGGCGGGCGGTGGCCAGCAACAGGGCCCGGGTTTCTTGCATTGCGGCGCGGGTGCGACGAACCATCAAGCTAATCCTTGTCTTCAACAGCATGGGGTGGGCAAAACGTATTCATGCCTCGCGCGCATTGTCTTGGGCGCGAGGCGCCCTGACAAGCCTGTCGCCTCGTCGAGCGCCGAGCGAACCTCAGTCCGCATGGCCCGTCGCCAGCCTGAAGCCGATCAAAACGAATACGACGCCTGTCGGGCCCGGGCGCGAATGCGCTGGTAGCCCCAGAGCGCGACCAGCAACACTGCGGCCCCAGCGGCCATGGCCACGTTGAATCCGGTCTTGGCGCCCCATGCATCAACCACCTGCCCAGATGCCGCTGCGCCGCCGGCCACGCCAACGTTGAGGCCGGCGAGCAACCAGGTCATGCCTTCGGTCAGCTTGCTCTCGGGCACGATGCGCTCTACCAGAGACATCGCTACGATCATGGTCGGGGCAAAGAACAGGCCTGCGATCAGCACGGCGCCGGCCAGCCCGACAATGTTCCCCACCAGCAGCAGCGGCAAGGTCGTCGCCGCAGTCGCCAGCCCGCCCAGCAGGAGCAGCTTATGTAGCGGGGTATCGAGTTTCAGCGCACCGAACACCAGCCCGGCGACGCAGGAACCGATGGCATAGCAGGACAGCACCACACTTGCCGCGGCCGGCATGCCCATCTGCTCGGCGAATGCCACACTGACGATGTCGACGGTACCGACGATCACGCCCATGGCGACCATCAGCAAGGTCAGCAGGCGCACGTCGGCCACTCGGAACACCGAATTGCTGTCTTGCCCGGTGATGGCTTCGGTCTCTACCGGCGGCTCGGTGCCGACCTGCACCACCAAGGCGAACACGCCGATGGCCAGGAGCACGGCGGCAGCCAGTGGCCCGGCCTGCGGCAGTACCGCCACGCTCAGACCCACCGAAATCGGCGGACCGGCGATGAAGGTGACTTCATCGAGAACGGTTTCCAGCGAATAGGCGGTCTGCAGTTGCGCCTTGCCGCGGTAGATCGCGGTCCAGCGTGCGCGCACCATCGCTGACATGCTGGGCATGAAGCCGGCAAGCGCGGCCCCGATGAATAGCGTCCACTCCGCCAGCCGCCAATAGCTGCAAGCCAGCAGCATGAGGATGCCCAGCACGCTGAGTCCGGCGGCGGCTGGCAATATCCGACGCTGGCCATGGCCGTCGACCAGGCGCGAGATCTGCGGCGACATCAGCGCATAGGTCAGCACGAAGGTGGCTGCCACGGCACCGGCCAGGCCGTAACTGCCGGTTATTTGCGACAGCATGGTGATGATTCCGATACCGGTCATGGGCAACGGTAGCCGGGCCAACAGGCCAGCTAGGGCAAAGCCCTTGGCCCCTCTGGCCTGGAACAACTCGCGGTAGGTACTGAACATGCTCGACTCTCCTTATCGAAAGGCCCTTGCGCAGTCATGCGCCAAGGCACGATTACATACACTCCGTATGATTAGAACCTTATTATCATACGCACTGAATGTAAACCTTCATGATCGGACCAGATCCCCCTTGAGCAGCTCCCCTGACCAGATCACCCCTGCTCCCTGACGCGACCAATCGTCAGAAGGGTCAGCATGGTTTCATCATGCTGGCCCAGTGGCCCTCGACGGCTGGTCCCTGGATGAACCGCGACGCAATCCGTGCCGAGGTCAAACGCAGCTGAAAACGCCTCTGTACATCCCAATCGGCCAGCTCGGCTTCAGAAAAATCCATGTCCGTCGGGTGGGCGGTGAGAGCCCAGAGCGCTCTGTAAAGGGGCTCAATCTGCAAGTAGTGAGTGGTTCATAGTTTCGTAGGTACATCCATGACTGCTCATGGCCGAATGCTGCCTTTCTCCACTGGCAGCTATGGGTCGAAAGCTGCCGGCCTTGGTTGACCGCTTTCGACCCACAACTGACGTTGGCGACAAGCAGAAAATGGCCAGAGGCGGCCGGTCAGCTACTAACAACAAAGCAAAAATTCAGTTGAAGCAAGGTGATTTCCGGCAATCCAGCTACTAATCGTTGCAATATTTCCAAACCACTATACTGTCGTTTTGGCATGCATACCGTACAAAATCATCTTTTTCAGGATTGCTAAACTCCTTGTTGCTTATAATATTGGCGAAAGCTCTCAAGTAGTTGATCGTTGCGGCCGACAAGTACGTCCTGCGGTGCATCGACGTCCACCACTGCAACAAAATCGTGATCGCTGTCGGCTCTGTGATCCCCGCGCGCACGGCTACCTATTAAGATAAGCTTCTGATAACCACTATTCTCCAGTCGCTCCAGGCAGAAGGAGTGGGTTAGATTCATTATTCGTGCGTCAAGCATAGGAACTTTTCCAATCTAAAAACTTTTGATATGGTTGCGCGATTGCCAGCTGAGTGTAGTCCCAAAGCTTAACATTGGTCACGGCACTTTTACCATTTGGTTTTTTCTGAGCAGAATGATAGCTGCAAGTGCGCTTTACGAGAAATACCAAAATCTCAAGAATTAGCGGGCTGCTCGCCTTTAGCCGAGCGCGGCTCGTTATGAGAGGCAACTTAGGGTCGATAGCTGTCAGTAGGGGCATCTGGACTTAAAATCGAGACTCACCTCATCAACCCCAAAAAGGCCCGCCACCGGTGAACCAGGGGCTCGTATCCGCGCTTCTATGCCCCCTATACTCAGATTTCCTTCTGAGTTGTTTCCGACAATTAAACAAGCTGAATATTGCTGGTAT
This genomic interval carries:
- a CDS encoding MFS transporter is translated as MFSTYRELFQARGAKGFALAGLLARLPLPMTGIGIITMLSQITGSYGLAGAVAATFVLTYALMSPQISRLVDGHGQRRILPAAAGLSVLGILMLLACSYWRLAEWTLFIGAALAGFMPSMSAMVRARWTAIYRGKAQLQTAYSLETVLDEVTFIAGPPISVGLSVAVLPQAGPLAAAVLLAIGVFALVVQVGTEPPVETEAITGQDSNSVFRVADVRLLTLLMVAMGVIVGTVDIVSVAFAEQMGMPAAASVVLSCYAIGSCVAGLVFGALKLDTPLHKLLLLGGLATAATTLPLLLVGNIVGLAGAVLIAGLFFAPTMIVAMSLVERIVPESKLTEGMTWLLAGLNVGVAGGAAASGQVVDAWGAKTGFNVAMAAGAAVLLVALWGYQRIRARARQASYSF
- the hutH gene encoding histidine ammonia-lyase; translated protein: MSFAEKIIIAEAPVRWQDVVAVARHGAKLELAPSAWARIENAQAIVQRIVSSGDRAYGVNTGLGALCNVSLQDEQLSQLSHNTLLSHACGVGTALSDEQTRAIMCAAIINFCQGRSGLQRKVVEALLTLLNQHVTPQVPKQGSVGYLTHMAHISISLLGVGQVSFRGQIMPAQQALAEVGLAPIKLGAKDGLCLVNGTPCMTGLSCLSLDDATRLSQWADVISAMSFEALRGQLDAFDPEIIAMKPHPGMQRVGSNLRRLLDGSEIIASSQGIRTQDALSIRSIPQVHGAARDQLEHAARQIETELNSTTDNPMLLGTPESYRVVSQANPHGQSVAMAADLLAIAVAEIGAIAERRLDRLINPLVSGLPAFLVSQPGVNSGMMIVQYVAASLCAENRQLAQPAVVDNYVTSGLQEDHLSMGTNAGLKLHRALENCTQILAIEYLLAAQAFEFLKEQRFGAGTNVAWRLLRERVPAYAQDRWLAPDIASSASILKDPGLLGVAFPELL
- a CDS encoding LysR family transcriptional regulator, which codes for MKFTLRQLRYALAAAKHGNLTTAAMELHVSQPSISAAITELEEVLGQSIFVRQRGLGISLTPFGRTVMVQARRVLAEARTFAEINANAGECVGELVVGCFEDLAPYCLPQIVRRMQESCPRVTVDMREGSFDYVGKRLSEGAIELAITYDLGLPPNTQCTQLCQLTAQVLLAADHPLAKEPRVSLKALSEYTLVVTDQVHSWQHVLDLFSFYDLSPAAVHRVRTFELQRSLVANGFGVALIYTRPFGDRSYDGQALVCRPTLEKLPTHSIVLAHDQRYPLTPSAEAFKELAVAWFAERPSFASE
- a CDS encoding ABC transporter permease, whose protein sequence is MFPKNFTFSIADWVNGWVDALVTNYGDVFRHISDTLLWAIVNLEGLLRAMPWWLMLAIVAGIAWHATRKVVTTAVIVGLLFLVGAVGLWDKLMQTLALMLVATLISVLVGIPLGVLSARSDRLRAVLMPLLDIMQTMPSFVYLIPVLMLFGLGKVPAIFATVIYAAPPLIRLTDLGIRQVDGEVMEAINAFGANRMQQLFGVQLPLALPSIMAGINQTTMMALSMVVIASMIGARGLGEDVLVGIQTLNVGRGLEAGLAIVILAVVIDRITQAYGRPRHGVGK
- a CDS encoding nucleotidyltransferase domain-containing protein gives rise to the protein MLDARIMNLTHSFCLERLENSGYQKLILIGSRARGDHRADSDHDFVAVVDVDAPQDVLVGRNDQLLESFRQYYKQQGV
- a CDS encoding quaternary amine ABC transporter ATP-binding protein; this encodes MSVTQTMNKIEVKHVFKIFGARAEDALKLIRQNKAKDQVLAETGCVVGVNDLSLSIGSGEIFVIMGLSGSGKSTLVRHFNRLIDPTSGEILVDGEDILQYDMDALREFRRHKISMVFQSFGLLPHRTVLDNVAYGLKVRGESKAICAERALHWINTVGLKGYEKSYPHQLSGGMRQRVGLARALAADTDIILMDEAFSALDPLIRAEMQDQLLELQKTLHKTIVFITHDLDEAVRIGNRIAILKDGRLVQVGTPKEILYQPADEYVDRFVQRRVASL
- a CDS encoding HlyD family secretion protein; protein product: MALLALAMVGGAGYASHWWSHGRFIEGTDDAYVGADVTVISAKVPGYITEVAVVDNQFVKAGDLLARIDVRDYTAALAKADGAVAAQRARLANLDAVEQLQHALISQAKAQIDARSAEAQRAMNDKVRYQTLVSSQAVSVQSAQRVEATWKTAQADRAHAEAGWLAARQQLAVIDTQRQQTQAALAQAEADREQARLNIGYTELRSPVDGYVGNRRAKVGAFAASGSQLISVVPAHGLWVDANFKEDQLANMQVGQTVSVTADILPGHTFHGRIESIAPATGAQFSVLPPENATGNFTKIVQRVPVRVRLEGSDADFGALRPGLSVIAEVDTGPQALPQAKLASAARP
- a CDS encoding ABC transporter substrate-binding protein, with amino-acid sequence MKITKALLTTTLSFGLLAAAGASQAAGWCESGKPVKFAGLNWESGMLLTDVMQFVLKNGYGCDTDSLPGNSISMENALSSNDIQVFAEEWVGRSEVWNKAAAAGKVVGVGAPVVGAVEGWYVPRYVIEGDAGRKLEAKAPNLKTIADLGQYAQVFKDPEEPDKGRFYNCPAGWTCELDNSEMLKRYGLESSYTNFRPGTGPALDAAVLSSYKRGEPILFYYWSPTPLMGMVDLVKLDEKPGVDKTLTIKVGLSKAFHEQAPELVAVLEKVNLPIDLLNQNLARMSKDRIESPELARLFLKEHPEVWHGWVSEDAAKKVDAAL
- a CDS encoding winged helix-turn-helix transcriptional regulator; this translates as MKKASFQPMPCPVARALEHIGDGWSLLVLRDAFYGLRRFDEFQHSLGIATNTLTRRLTDLVTAGLLERRPYQNNPPRFEYLLTEAGRDLRPVILTLMAWGAKHAEGSQKVYLADERTGEPVALALMDANTGKPITVDEHRLRIAPDADPLTHWRAETGQAYRQGSTLVSPFPTQASSEG
- a CDS encoding TetR/AcrR family transcriptional regulator; translation: MVRRTRAAMQETRALLLATARQMFSELGYAHTSMDDLTARAGLTRGALYHHFGDKKGLLAAVVEQLDAEMDERLRAITDTAENAWDGFRQRCRAYLEMALEPEIQRIVLRDARAVLGGGSPEAQRHCIESMRQLIENLVLQGVFVRAQAQALAALIYGSLAEATVWIAEAENGDTRLAQASQAFDLLLRGVLKRPTDSMDA
- a CDS encoding GNAT family N-acetyltransferase; this translates as MSELQGCLGFSGLECRPVGPSDAEMICSHRQEMFLEAGGDPAELQVMTQHFRPWLEERLGDGRYYGFKLLDGDQPVAAIGLMSIDWPPHPSHPTQDKRGYVLNVFVQPAYRRRGLASALMQAADAEFARRGITFAVLHATRTGKPVYEQTGWTGTSEMAKSIT